CTGTTTCTATGCGGGAAGTCAAGAATGTCCCCAATCCCGGCGACCCCACTTCCCACTACCTTTTACCTTTTACCTTTAGCCTTTTTCCTTTAGCCTTTTTCCTTTAGCCTTTTTCCTTTAGCCTTTTACCTTTAGCCTTTTTCCTTTAGCCTTTTACCTTTAGCCTTTTACCTTTCTTTTAATAAGAAAACGGCCACAGCTTCCAGTATGCCTTAATCATCTGCCAGCGATGGGCCAGGCCATCGGGCTCGTAGACTAGGAAACCAATGATAATCGCCCCGAATACAACCTGTTTAAGGGCGGCAAAAATATTGACGATCATGGGAAATTGACCAGACAGCACCTCACTGAGAAAACGCAGAACCTCCGGCAGCAGAACCATGAAGATGGCCCCGAAAATAGCGCCGATCACATGGCCGAGGCCGCCGATAATAATCATGGCCAGGTATTCAATCGATACCCCGATGGTAAAATGTTCCGGGGTAATAATGGTAACATAATGAGCCCAGAGACATCCGGCAACTCCAGCCAGAAAGGAACTGATACCAAAGGCCATCAGCTTATACTTGAACAGGTTGACCCCCATGACTTCAGCCGAAATATAACGGTCGCGAATAGCGATAAAAGCCCGTCCCGGCCTGGTTCTGACAATATTCTTGGCATACAGGGTGGCCAGAACAGCCACGGACGCCGTCAGATAAAAATATTTCAGGTCCGTATCGAAGCTGAAACCAAAAATCGAGGGAGGATCAATCATCATCCCCAGGACCCCGTTGGTAATAAATTCCATATGCACCATCAGGTATTCGATGATGAACTGGGCCGCCAGGGTGGCAATGGCCAGATAAAGCCCTTTGAGCCGCAGCGAGGGGATACCGAAAATCATCCCGAAAAGGGCGGTTATAAGGCCGGCACAGGGCAGAGCCACAATGAAGGGAAACCCCAGCTTCATGGTCAGGTAGCCGGAGGCATAGGCACCGATACCGATAAACGCCCCATGTCCCAGGGATATCTGGCCGGTAAACCCGGTTAAGATACTAATTCCCATGGCCCCGATGATCGCGATGCAGATCAGGTTCCCCACATAGAGGGTATAATTCCCCAAAAGCAACGGGATCGCGTACAGGGCAATAATAAAAGCAATAATCCAGAATTTGGAAAAAGTGGTCTGAAAAAGGACCATGTCCTCTTTGTAAGTGGTCTTATAATCTCCACAAATATGGGCACTCATAACATTCTTACCTTAAATCATAATTAACAGTAAAAACAAGTTTTATTATTTTTGTCGGCTTAATAAAAGATTTCACCGGCTGATTACACTTTCTCAATCTCTTCGGTGCCAAAAAATCCATACGGCTTGATCATCAGGATAATCACCAGGACCACGAAGGGAGCCACCTCGGCAGTTCCACCACCAATAATAGGATCAATATAGCCCCCGGTCAGCGCCTCAAGCACGCCGATGATCAGACCACCAAGAATTGCTCCGGGAATACTGTCAAGTCCGCCGAGAATAACCGCTGGAAAAACCTTGAGGCCAAAAAATCCCAGGGAGATATTGACCCCGTTGATATTACCCAAAAAGACTCCACCGACCCCGGCCACCAGAAAAGCAATACACCAGGCCATGGCAAAAACCTTTTTGACGCTGATGCCCATGGAAAGTGCCGCCTGCTGGTCGTCAGCCACCGCCCGCATAGCGATGCCGGAGGGAGAAAAACGGAAAAACAGGGTAAACAACAGCAGAAAAAGAAAGGCAAAACCGACGCTCCAGAGATAGACCTGGGAAACAACCACCGGGCCAATATGCAAGGGAACCTGGGAAAAAATCTGCGGGTAAACCCGGTTGTTGGGTCCCCAAAACACCTGAACCGCACCTTTCAAGACGCTTGACAAACCAATGGTCAGCATAATGATGGAAATAATCGGCTCACCGATCATCGGTCGCAAAGCGACTTTCTCGATGATCAAACCCAACACCACCGTCACCGCCATGGTCAGGAAAAAGGCAATCCAGAAGGGAATGTGCAAGGTGGTCACCATCCCCAGGCAGATGTAAGCCCCCACCATCAGGAACTCGCCCTGAGCAAAGTTAATAACCCCGGTGGCCTTGTAAATCAAGACAAAACCCAAGGCAACCAAGGCATAAATACTGCCGACCACGATGCCACTGACAACCAGTTGCAGAAAAAATTCCATCTATTTACCGCCTCCCCCGGAAAACTCCTTGACTTTCAGCTTGATTTTCAGGATTTTCACCGTTCCATCCTGATATTTAATCGGAGTTTCAATGGGAATTATTTTATTCCCTTCATACATCCCTTCAATAATCTCACTGTACTTCTGATCAACAAAGCGCCGCCGCACCTTCCTGGTCCGGGTCAGCTCGTCATCATCAGCATCCAACTCCTTGTAAAGCAGCACAAATTTCTCAATGTGGGCAGACTCAGGCAGGCTTTTATTCACCTTGACCACTTCTTTTTCGATCATTTCATACACCGGATCCTGAGAGGCAAGATCCGTATAGGTGGTATAAGCCAGCCGGTTGTTTTCCGCCCATTTGCCGACAATGGGAAAATCAATGCAGATCATGGCGATAATATAGTCCCGCTCATGGCCAATGGCCACCGCTTCCTTGATATAAGGACTGAATTTGAGTTTGTTTTCAATAAACTGGGGTGAAAATTTGGTCCCATCCCGCAGGGTCATGACATCCTTCACCCGGTCGATAACCACCAGGTGCCCCTTATCACTAAAGTAACCGGC
This genomic window from Pseudomonadota bacterium contains:
- a CDS encoding branched-chain amino acid ABC transporter permease, yielding MSAHICGDYKTTYKEDMVLFQTTFSKFWIIAFIIALYAIPLLLGNYTLYVGNLICIAIIGAMGISILTGFTGQISLGHGAFIGIGAYASGYLTMKLGFPFIVALPCAGLITALFGMIFGIPSLRLKGLYLAIATLAAQFIIEYLMVHMEFITNGVLGMMIDPPSIFGFSFDTDLKYFYLTASVAVLATLYAKNIVRTRPGRAFIAIRDRYISAEVMGVNLFKYKLMAFGISSFLAGVAGCLWAHYVTIITPEHFTIGVSIEYLAMIIIGGLGHVIGAIFGAIFMVLLPEVLRFLSEVLSGQFPMIVNIFAALKQVVFGAIIIGFLVYEPDGLAHRWQMIKAYWKLWPFSY
- a CDS encoding branched-chain amino acid ABC transporter permease codes for the protein MEFFLQLVVSGIVVGSIYALVALGFVLIYKATGVINFAQGEFLMVGAYICLGMVTTLHIPFWIAFFLTMAVTVVLGLIIEKVALRPMIGEPIISIIMLTIGLSSVLKGAVQVFWGPNNRVYPQIFSQVPLHIGPVVVSQVYLWSVGFAFLFLLLFTLFFRFSPSGIAMRAVADDQQAALSMGISVKKVFAMAWCIAFLVAGVGGVFLGNINGVNISLGFFGLKVFPAVILGGLDSIPGAILGGLIIGVLEALTGGYIDPIIGGGTAEVAPFVVLVIILMIKPYGFFGTEEIEKV